One part of the Sorangiineae bacterium MSr11954 genome encodes these proteins:
- a CDS encoding efflux RND transporter permease subunit: protein MSRSDSANHGGKGFAAVFVRRPVFTWVLGLLTVVLGLAALQGLGLERYPNVDVPWINVTTLAAGLSAGQVESEVTAKIETAIGTVSGLERIDSTSQEGQSLVYAQFVLEKKSDVAAQEVRDRIARIAAELPPTVRPPQVETFNPNSAPVLLLSMRSPRGTVDPVRMTDLAETLVRRELQAVKGIGDVRIFGARKRALRVDLDPARLASFGLAPADISSALARDNLVVAGGDLPAGDRSLPVRLDAKATSRDELAAIVVAKRGRASVHLADVAAVTDGVETPVSTSLVSGEPALVLGLIKQSGENTVRVVDDVRERLQDLGARLPDDVELTVVRDEAVFVRASLHAVQEHLILGAIFAAAVVFLFLRNGRATLIAGLAIPTSVIGTFAIVKALGLTLNMLTLLGLTLAVGIVIDDAIVVLENVVRIIRSTGLPPQKAAVVATREITLAVLATTLSLVAVFLPIAFMGGLVGRFLASFGITMSVSILLSMAVAFTLTPMLCGRWLRPDAHPPAESSASLPPADPRDERAIYRAWARGERKAPDADHAPGFIDRIYMRMLAWAMLHRGVVLVGLAITLVSTVPLGMLVPKTFLPAEDEGRFEIYLRFEEGTSIDATELGAERLARAVRALPGIERTVVTVGSPRGDASGRGPNEAMVYVSMNEPGTQAATMQRVRNEIVPGSNYNGAYAFVGQVSDIGGSGTESAAVQYVMRGPDLAVLADNADKLLAEARKIPRTTDHGTSSTQSGPQLAVRVDRVKARELGIAHIDVGDALSLVGRSGLVVGSVRGASVDRSIDVILRIDSGLAAPEEQLRAVDLRTASGGLVPLQGIARFERIAAPGQIRHVDRQRQVTVFLNALPGVGEDEVVAALDVAYARIGAPPGYRAEVLGNAREMEKAAASFALATTLSVVFMYLVLAAQFESWLVPVTILMSLPLTVPFALLSLGLSGQTLNLFSALGMLVLFGIVKKNSILQIDHTLALERSGYTRPDAVMVANLHRLRPILMTTLAFVAGLVPLVVATGAGAGTNRAIGVGVLGGQTLSLLLTLLATPVVFTVLEDVRAWTARLVGRLRGFLSRGRGSRGSPGSRGAAHAVGPS from the coding sequence ATGAGCCGCAGCGATTCCGCAAACCACGGCGGCAAAGGCTTCGCCGCCGTCTTCGTACGCCGGCCCGTGTTCACGTGGGTGCTCGGGCTGCTCACCGTGGTGCTCGGCCTGGCGGCGCTTCAGGGGTTGGGGCTCGAGCGGTACCCCAATGTCGACGTCCCTTGGATCAATGTCACCACCTTGGCGGCGGGCCTCTCGGCCGGGCAGGTCGAGTCGGAGGTCACGGCCAAGATCGAGACGGCCATCGGCACCGTGTCCGGGCTCGAGCGCATCGACTCGACCAGCCAGGAGGGCCAGAGCCTCGTCTACGCGCAGTTCGTGCTCGAAAAGAAATCGGACGTCGCCGCACAAGAGGTGCGCGATCGCATCGCGCGGATCGCCGCCGAGCTGCCCCCCACGGTGCGCCCCCCGCAGGTCGAGACGTTCAACCCGAACTCGGCGCCCGTCCTCTTGCTCTCCATGCGAAGCCCGCGCGGCACCGTCGACCCGGTCCGCATGACGGACCTGGCGGAGACCCTGGTGCGCCGCGAGCTCCAGGCCGTAAAAGGCATCGGCGACGTGCGCATCTTCGGCGCCCGAAAGCGCGCCCTGCGCGTCGATCTGGACCCCGCGCGCCTCGCCTCGTTCGGCCTCGCGCCCGCGGACATTTCCAGCGCCCTCGCGCGCGACAACCTGGTGGTCGCCGGCGGCGATCTCCCGGCCGGCGATCGATCCCTGCCCGTGCGCCTCGACGCCAAGGCGACCTCGCGCGACGAGCTCGCGGCCATCGTGGTGGCCAAGCGCGGCCGCGCCTCGGTGCACCTGGCGGACGTGGCCGCCGTCACCGACGGGGTCGAGACGCCCGTGTCGACGTCGCTCGTCTCGGGCGAGCCTGCGCTGGTGCTGGGGCTCATCAAGCAGTCGGGCGAGAACACCGTGCGCGTCGTCGACGACGTGCGCGAGCGCCTGCAGGATCTCGGTGCGCGCCTGCCGGACGACGTCGAGCTCACGGTGGTCCGCGACGAGGCCGTCTTCGTTCGCGCGTCCCTCCACGCCGTTCAGGAGCACCTCATCCTCGGCGCGATCTTCGCGGCAGCCGTCGTCTTCCTCTTTCTCCGCAACGGGCGCGCGACCCTCATCGCGGGCCTGGCCATCCCCACGTCGGTCATCGGCACCTTTGCGATCGTGAAGGCGCTGGGCCTGACCCTCAACATGCTGACCTTGCTCGGCCTCACCTTGGCCGTGGGCATCGTCATCGACGACGCCATCGTGGTCCTCGAGAACGTGGTGCGCATCATCCGCTCGACGGGCCTTCCGCCGCAAAAAGCCGCGGTGGTGGCCACCCGCGAGATCACCTTGGCCGTCCTCGCCACCACCTTGTCCTTGGTGGCGGTCTTTCTCCCCATCGCGTTCATGGGCGGCCTGGTCGGGCGCTTCCTCGCGTCCTTCGGCATCACCATGTCGGTCTCGATCCTCCTGTCGATGGCCGTCGCCTTCACCTTGACCCCCATGCTCTGCGGGCGCTGGCTCCGCCCGGACGCCCATCCGCCGGCCGAGTCCTCGGCCTCGCTGCCCCCAGCCGATCCACGCGACGAGCGCGCCATCTACCGCGCCTGGGCGCGCGGCGAGCGCAAAGCGCCGGACGCGGATCATGCACCGGGGTTCATCGACCGCATCTACATGCGCATGCTCGCGTGGGCCATGCTTCATCGCGGCGTGGTGCTCGTGGGGCTCGCGATCACCCTGGTCAGCACCGTTCCGCTGGGCATGCTCGTACCCAAGACGTTTCTGCCCGCCGAGGACGAAGGGCGCTTCGAGATTTACCTGCGCTTCGAAGAAGGAACCTCGATCGACGCCACGGAGCTCGGCGCCGAGCGCCTGGCCCGCGCGGTGCGGGCCCTGCCCGGCATCGAGCGCACGGTGGTCACGGTCGGGAGCCCGCGCGGCGATGCCTCCGGCCGCGGCCCGAACGAGGCCATGGTGTACGTGTCGATGAACGAGCCGGGCACCCAGGCCGCGACCATGCAGCGCGTGCGCAACGAGATCGTGCCGGGCAGCAACTACAACGGCGCGTATGCGTTCGTCGGTCAGGTGAGCGACATCGGCGGCAGCGGCACCGAATCGGCCGCCGTGCAGTACGTGATGCGCGGCCCCGATCTGGCCGTGCTCGCGGACAACGCGGACAAGCTCCTGGCCGAGGCGCGGAAGATCCCGCGCACCACCGATCATGGCACCTCATCGACGCAGTCCGGACCCCAGCTCGCCGTTCGCGTCGATCGCGTGAAGGCGCGTGAGCTCGGGATCGCGCACATCGATGTAGGCGATGCGCTCTCCCTCGTGGGGCGAAGCGGGCTCGTCGTAGGCTCGGTGCGCGGCGCGAGCGTGGATCGAAGCATCGACGTGATCCTCCGGATCGACAGCGGCTTGGCCGCGCCCGAGGAGCAGCTTCGTGCCGTCGACCTTCGCACCGCCAGCGGCGGGCTCGTCCCCCTGCAAGGCATCGCGCGCTTCGAGCGAATCGCCGCGCCCGGGCAGATCCGGCACGTCGATCGGCAGCGGCAAGTCACAGTCTTCCTGAACGCGCTTCCAGGCGTCGGCGAGGATGAAGTGGTCGCTGCGCTCGATGTTGCATACGCTCGCATCGGCGCACCGCCCGGCTACCGCGCCGAGGTCTTGGGCAACGCGCGCGAGATGGAAAAGGCTGCGGCGTCGTTCGCGCTGGCGACCACGCTCTCCGTGGTGTTCATGTATCTTGTGCTCGCCGCGCAGTTCGAGAGCTGGCTCGTTCCCGTCACCATCCTCATGTCGCTCCCTCTCACGGTGCCGTTTGCCCTCTTGTCCCTCGGTCTCTCCGGGCAGACGCTGAACCTCTTCTCGGCGCTCGGCATGCTCGTGCTCTTCGGCATCGTGAAGAAGAACTCGATCCTCCAGATCGACCACACCCTCGCGCTCGAGCGATCGGGCTACACGCGCCCCGATGCGGTGATGGTGGCCAACCTGCACCGCCTTCGCCCGATCCTGATGACCACCCTCGCCTTCGTCGCCGGCCTGGTCCCCTTGGTGGTGGCCACCGGCGCGGGCGCAGGCACGAACCGTGCGATTGGCGTGGGCGTGCTGGGTGGCCAGACCTTGTCCTTGCTGCTCACCCTTCTGGCCACGCCCGTGGTGTTCACTGTGCTCGAAGACGTGCGCGCTTGGACGGCGCGCCTCGTCGGGCGGCTGCGCGGGTTCCTCTCACGTGGCCGCGGCTCACGGGGATCGCCGGGCTCGCGCGGAGCCGCTCACGCGGTCGGACCCTCGTGA
- a CDS encoding TolC family protein — MIRGVRFVAAFAVALAAASIAPTNPANAAEGVTVQLTERRVAELALANHPDVRAAHATARAADAEAQATGRSRIPELVLSARYTRLSSLPERYRSLDLGEGNVYVLPQILDGYGARAALVAPLTDPWLRMASAARAAGKAALAREFDAKAAEVRVALDARTAYLAWRRATLGRELAADALRVAHAEVEEHQRRVTAGTASKTSGLGLELAEKEAGLRLRAAEADVEVAAAELGVFLDVPSADAKFESAEVLEGELLAIGDGSPVPALAAAIAEAEAADERVDAEALAFLPRIAITGVADVSVPNPRVFAVTTKTPVTSWEITAQIEWSTAALSTGTAALARARADREAARARVEAVRRDLVASRRSAEASLRSARDRIVLARERLASARTLANARRAELQAGVTSPLDVVIAESELIRAGLAHADALVDARLARAKLDAALGRARPPAGPALAAADISAGGPPRAAAGIARRGSP, encoded by the coding sequence TTGATCCGTGGCGTACGTTTCGTTGCGGCCTTCGCCGTTGCCCTCGCAGCCGCCAGCATCGCCCCCACGAACCCCGCAAACGCGGCCGAAGGCGTCACCGTGCAGCTCACCGAGCGACGCGTCGCCGAGCTGGCGCTGGCAAACCACCCTGATGTGCGCGCCGCCCATGCCACCGCCCGAGCCGCCGATGCCGAGGCGCAAGCCACCGGCCGCTCGCGCATCCCGGAGCTGGTCCTCTCGGCGCGCTACACGCGGCTCTCGTCCTTGCCCGAGCGGTACCGCAGCCTGGATCTCGGCGAAGGCAACGTGTACGTGCTCCCGCAGATCCTCGACGGCTACGGCGCGCGCGCCGCGCTGGTGGCGCCGCTCACCGATCCCTGGCTGCGCATGGCGTCCGCCGCCCGCGCCGCCGGAAAAGCCGCGCTCGCGCGCGAGTTCGACGCCAAGGCCGCCGAGGTCCGCGTGGCGCTCGACGCGCGCACCGCGTACTTGGCCTGGCGGCGCGCGACCCTCGGCCGCGAGCTGGCCGCCGACGCGCTGCGGGTGGCGCACGCCGAGGTCGAGGAGCACCAGCGCCGCGTGACCGCCGGCACCGCGTCGAAGACCTCGGGGCTCGGGCTCGAGCTGGCGGAGAAAGAAGCCGGCCTGCGGCTGCGCGCCGCCGAGGCGGACGTGGAGGTCGCCGCCGCGGAGCTCGGCGTGTTCCTCGACGTGCCGTCCGCGGACGCCAAGTTCGAGAGCGCCGAGGTGCTCGAGGGCGAGCTTTTGGCCATCGGCGATGGTTCCCCCGTCCCTGCCCTGGCCGCGGCGATCGCCGAGGCCGAGGCGGCCGACGAGCGCGTGGACGCCGAGGCGCTCGCGTTCTTGCCGCGCATCGCGATCACCGGGGTCGCCGATGTGAGCGTACCCAACCCGCGCGTCTTCGCCGTCACCACCAAGACGCCGGTCACCAGCTGGGAGATCACCGCCCAGATCGAGTGGTCCACCGCCGCGCTGTCCACGGGCACCGCCGCGCTCGCGCGCGCTCGCGCGGACCGCGAGGCGGCCAGGGCCAGGGTCGAAGCCGTCCGGCGCGATCTCGTGGCCTCGCGCCGCTCGGCGGAGGCCTCGCTGCGTTCGGCGCGCGACCGCATCGTGCTGGCCCGCGAGCGGCTCGCATCGGCGCGCACCTTGGCCAATGCGCGCAGGGCCGAGCTCCAGGCCGGCGTCACCTCGCCGCTCGACGTCGTCATCGCCGAGAGCGAGCTCATTCGCGCGGGGCTCGCGCACGCCGACGCCCTCGTCGACGCCCGGCTCGCGCGCGCCAAGCTCGACGCGGCGCTCGGCCGCGCACGGCCGCCCGCGGGTCCCGCGCTCGCGGCCGCGGACATTTCAGCCGGAGGCCCGCCGCGCGCGGCCGCCGGCATCGCCCGTCGAGGTTCGCCATGA
- a CDS encoding efflux RND transporter periplasmic adaptor subunit: protein MNASRALLVGSIATAALAALGALGALGALGCSHPAQAQANPSETGTTNNNKVVVNRTRARVSQVPRTLTYQATVLAARDTVVSAAAGGRLDALLAERGDVVRAGTPLARLRDAEARAATEGAMAAAVSAEARLAGARDPAKSPEVLAAEEALRVAADARRRNESLATQGSVSEQDLIRSRSGEEQARAQRDAALAQARVASASVAQSRAALRQSRAALADYTLRAPFDGVVLERLVEIGEMVSPGAPVLRVVDSSALRVVFEVGQHEAGRIALGQQVELEGARAQITRLSPGLTGEARTRAVEARIDPAPPSLLPGARVAVRVFLDEREDVVIVPKTAVRSDGSVARVWVVRDGHIAEWLPEVVRRAGDDVHLRPQGGIADGAEVVIDPPRELRDGMQVAP from the coding sequence ATGAATGCTTCGCGTGCGCTGCTCGTTGGCTCGATCGCCACCGCAGCCCTTGCCGCGCTTGGGGCGCTTGGGGCGCTTGGAGCGCTGGGATGCTCCCATCCAGCTCAAGCTCAGGCCAATCCATCGGAGACCGGCACCACCAACAATAACAAGGTCGTTGTCAATCGGACGCGGGCCCGCGTTTCCCAGGTTCCGCGCACCCTCACGTATCAAGCCACGGTGCTCGCGGCGCGCGACACCGTGGTGTCCGCGGCGGCGGGCGGCCGCCTGGACGCGCTGCTGGCCGAGCGTGGAGACGTGGTTCGCGCGGGCACGCCGCTGGCGCGCCTTCGCGATGCCGAGGCCCGCGCCGCCACCGAAGGCGCCATGGCGGCCGCCGTGAGCGCCGAGGCCCGGCTCGCCGGCGCGCGCGATCCGGCGAAGTCGCCCGAGGTGCTGGCGGCGGAGGAGGCGCTTCGGGTGGCGGCGGACGCGCGGCGGCGCAATGAGTCGCTCGCCACGCAAGGATCGGTCAGCGAGCAAGACTTGATTCGCTCGCGCAGCGGTGAGGAGCAAGCGCGCGCCCAGCGGGATGCGGCGCTGGCGCAGGCACGGGTGGCCAGCGCCTCCGTCGCGCAATCGCGCGCCGCGCTTCGCCAGAGCCGCGCGGCGCTCGCGGATTATACCTTGCGCGCGCCGTTCGACGGTGTGGTCCTGGAGCGGCTCGTCGAGATTGGGGAGATGGTTTCGCCCGGCGCCCCGGTGCTGCGCGTGGTCGACTCCAGCGCCTTGCGCGTCGTGTTCGAGGTGGGCCAGCACGAAGCGGGCCGCATCGCGCTCGGTCAGCAGGTCGAGCTCGAGGGGGCCCGCGCGCAGATCACGCGCCTCTCACCGGGGCTCACGGGCGAAGCGCGCACGCGCGCCGTCGAAGCCCGCATCGATCCTGCGCCGCCGTCGCTCTTGCCGGGGGCGCGCGTCGCGGTCCGCGTGTTCTTGGACGAGCGCGAGGACGTGGTGATCGTCCCGAAGACCGCCGTGCGAAGCGACGGTTCCGTGGCGCGCGTCTGGGTGGTCCGCGATGGTCACATCGCCGAGTGGCTGCCCGAGGTGGTGCGCCGCGCCGGCGACGACGTGCATCTGCGGCCGCAAGGTGGCATCGCCGATGGCGCAGAGGTGGTGATCGATCCGCCCCGCGAGCTGCGCGACGGAATGCAGGTGGCGCCTTGA